One part of the Pecten maximus chromosome 1, xPecMax1.1, whole genome shotgun sequence genome encodes these proteins:
- the LOC117332411 gene encoding trinucleotide repeat-containing gene 6C protein-like isoform X5 yields the protein MQEVSKPHGAQWNAGGSWGTGSNADDGGWSQGPPASGSGWTGTVAGTAAANGTVHDTANWGNAQDLGSVSDWQQPPKPNIIVDRNDKEAWPSIGGDNSESTSENGDDNASVKSGSVISVSSNQGQTHDKTSGPSAIHSQSASSLWSTPNFNGMDSSTWSGGIGIPNSSAANISSVSCNSSMSWTNPLSTSLSSNNQGYNVQSTSSSDFSNQMNLKSVPSSTVASRTTVSGWGVSGAAPGALTQAVSQNQGGNRPQSTVQIQQSSTPRTIVGGGNGGNGNFMQGQMGSGALQPNGPQTSASATVSQPGQKNSSVMSVQQQPQQQGSSNNSAFQSIHGMSASSVFSSKSQAELAWGSIGSGPQSQGSANNAGGDAANAGKGSGNNGQLKSSESAAGGWGAPPPVEGDAKLPDGWSGNPSSSGDWGNSVPSSGSQWDSTPTTKLQGPPHQWPGATPGAGQNQDPPRSQPTSWAEAAGKGLTTNPSNASSNPSASNENTVQTPPQQESNPIDMEFQRAIDSHDGWGQRPVRQDTAWDMSQAPKTQRKPPPATTEKNPNSNMWNNNSGTAIWEASKDNAPAWNGPPGGGPPTGGPPGSGPPGSGPPGGAPPGAIPRPNPQTAQWDGSRNDPKSWTGPPKPRDPNNWGGTSKPEKPVAGQWGGPGGNEASQQGSGQWGNKVEVGSWGNTGEPPGTISTWGETTKGRREVDDGTSLWNSSAGHMQKPPSNWNAPPNQQNTPNTPNSQNNPNMMPMPSMPSGMQTGMPTGMPGGMPTGMPGGMPTGMPGGMPTGMPGGMPGGMPTGMPGGMPTGMQGRPDEWNRGNKPPPPQPGQGSGWGEPPPPNMKGDDSSRWVGNQQQQQARAGGWGETSQWNPKQSTSSSSSSWGEEWNPNERKDDMMWNEDGSSNYDDADMGTWNDTTQENNSSWSSASGWKFGRRNLVKVINSGGATSRFPGSGNQPQMRSRLLQQLMEMGFQKDEAQHALINNNMSLNHALADLYKQKGASVVKRDDMDVFHPDGAKPKLPGMDIGATDHNDISDTQSESNPFVPNINSMQNTPFPNAQSQLPNQFIANSMKGPSLTQSSQNMNPSIIMPQQQRHIQEKFKVQQQTMSAPPPMPPPTQGMVARGSIPPPNQAAVQQQMAQQQILQQLHLAVKAGLISPQLLNQQLPPPLLIMLQQLLQHQQSLQSHITMQQLLQQNKMGQNLNPMVQRQQLDSINTKINAIKQQILHLQRQISDAQKVLMKPSQQQTPTAMPPNTPAGTLSQQEADPINTLPTDLNNLAISTSQPQPQSKLSQWRRSTSEKDGAPGSSSESVPTTTTTQPNENGALNKAVGSKPNIHQSQSTPNLRYGDLGLANLGGDPTWSNMPTVSSSSENWPSAIGTSSSSITTSSQMPTGKDSATLDVGKDFPKATTSASSTLNLNDSIPEFVPGKPWQGISKSVEDDPHITPGSYSRSYSLSTPKEDDLSSLTKTSPSTSESPSWSKNPQQIGRSWSGVDNVIPTSFSNEVWGVPLPKNASRPPPGLMQQNKPGGNWTGVNRQHSWAGSGSTGNWIGAPSNCLLLRNLTPQIDGSTLRTLCLQHGPLICFYLSLNQGQALVRYNSKEEAIKAQKSLNTCVLSNTTIVAEFVSEAEAVRFAENAMSTSQPSQWSQQQQQSQQYRSTVGGGGMGRSVSTSGVGDLGSWNTTPSVVPMAPGIQNSNSMWGAGSGQGSGGLWGMEDHSASLLGNMLGESM from the exons ATGCAAgaag TGAGTAAACCTCATGGGGCTCAGTGGAATGCTGGAGGAAGTTGGGGAACAGGATCAAACGCAGACGACGGAGGCTGGAGTCAAGGCCCTCCAGCTTCAGGTAGTGGCTGGACAGGGACAGTTGCTG GCACAGCTGCTGCAAATGGAACTGTTCATGATACTGCAAACTGGGGAAATGCGCAAGATTTAGGTTCAGTCTCGGATTGGCAGCAACCTCCCAAACCAAACATAATTGTAGACAGAAATGATAAAGAGGCCTGGCCATCTATTGGAGGTGACAATTCTGAGAGTACTTCTGAGAATGGTGATGACAATGCCTCTGTGAAATCAGGATCTGTGATATCTGTTTCGAGTAATCAAGGCCAGACACATGACAAAACTTCAGGTCCAAGTGCCATTCATAGTCAAAGTGCCTCCAGTTTATGGAGCACTCCCAACTTTAATGGAATGGATTCCAGCACCTGGAGTGGTGGAATAGGCATACCCAATTCCTCTGCTGCCAATATCAGCTCTGTGAGCTGCAACAGTTCCATGAGCTGGACAAACCCACTCTCTACAAGTCTTTCTTCGAATAACCAAGGATATAATGTGCAAAGCACAAGTAGTAGTGACTTCTCAAACCAAATGAATCTGAAAAGTGTCCCAAGTTCCACTGTTGCATCTCGAACGACTGTGAGTGGATGGGGTGTTAGTGGTGCCGCCCCTGGGGCCCTCACCCAGGCAGTTAGTCAAAATCAAGGAGGGAACAGGCCACAAAGTACAGTGCAAATACAGCAATCATCAACACCTCGTACCATAGTTGGTGGTGGTAATGGTGGTAATGGTAACTTTATGCAAGGACAGATGGGCAGTGGTGCTCTTCAACCGAATGGACCTCAGACATCTGCCTCTGCTACTGTGTCTCAACCAGGGCAAAAAAACAGTTCAGTTATGTCGGTGCAGCAGCAACCACAGCAGCAGGGTAGTTCTAATAATAGTGCATTTCAAAGTATTCATGGCATGTCTGCATCATCAGTATTTTCATCGAAGTCTCAGGCAGAGTTGGCATGGGGTTCTATTGGATCCGGTCCCCAGTCTCAAGGAAGTGCTAATAATGCTGGTGGCGATGCAGCTAATGCAGGCAAGGGCAGTGGCAATAATGGACAACTTAAGTCAAGCGAATCTGCTGCTGGTGGATGGGGAGCTCCACCTCCTGTCGAAGGAGATGCCAAACTTCCAGATGGCTGGTCTGGAAATCCAAGCTCCAGTGGTGACTGGGGAAATTCTGTACCCTCCAGTGGTAGTCAGTGGGACTCAACTCCTACTACCAAACTGCAAGGGCCTCCGCATCAATGGCCTGGAGCAACTCCAGGTGCGGGGCAAAATCAAGATCCACCCAGATCTCAGCCTACCTCTTGGGCTGAGGCAGCTGGGAAAGGCCTTACTACCAATCCCTCCAATGCTTCATCAAATCCAAGTGCTTCTAATGAAAATACGGTGCAGACTCCACCACAACAGGAGAGTAATCCAATTGACATGGAATTTCAGCGTGCAATAGATAGTCATGATGGATGGGGTCAGCGTCCTGTTCGCCAAGATACTGCATGGGACATGAGTCAGGCACCCAAGACACAAAGGAAACCTCCTCCTGCTACAACAGAGAAGAACCCTAACAGCAATATGTGGAATAACAACAGTGGAACTGCAATATGGGAAGCCAGCAAAGACAATGCACCGGCCTGGAATGGCCCTCCTGGTGGTGGTCCACCTACTGGGGGACCTCCTGGTAGTGGTCCTCCTGGAAGTGGCCCTCCCGGTGGTGCTCCTCCTGGTGCTATTCCTCGTCCAAATCCTCAAACTGCACAGTGGGATGGAAGTAGAAATGATCCAAAGTCGTGGACAGGCCCACCGAAACCAAGAGACCCAAACAACTGGGGAGGAACTTCAAAACCGGAGAAACCTGTCGCAGGACAGTGGGGAGGACCTGGTGGTAATGAAGCTAGTCAGCAAGGATCTGGTCAGTGGGGAAACAAAGTTGAAGTCGGATCATGGGGGAACACTGGTGAGCCTCCTGGAACAATATCCACCTGGGGCGAGACAACGAAGGGAAGGAGGGAAGTGGATGATGGCACTTCACTTTGGAACAGCTCTGCTGGACACATGCAAAAGCCCCCCAGCAACTGGAATGCTCCTCCAAATCAACAGAATACTCCAAATACACCAAATTCACAAAACAATCCTAACATGATGCCCATGCCAAGTATGCCATCTGGAATGCAGACAGGGATGCCTACAGGCATGCCAGGTGGGATGCCTACAGGTATGCCAGGCGGGATGCCTACAGGTATGCCAGGTGGGATGCCTACAGGTATGCCAGGTGGAATGCCAGGCGGTATGCCAACAGGAATGCCAGGAGGAATGCCTACTGGAATGCAAGGTCGCCCTGACGAGTGGAACCGCGGAAACAAACCACCACCCCCTCAACCAGGTCAAGGTTCTGGTTGGGGGGAACCACCACCACCAAATATGAAGGGAGATGATAGCAGTCGCTGGGTAGGGAACCAGCAGCAGCAG CAGGCTCGAGCTGGTGGTTGGGGCGAAACAAGTCAGTGGAACCCCAAGCAATCAACCTCGTCCTCATCCTCCAGCTGGGGAGAAGAATGGAACCCCAATGAACGAAAG GATGATATGATGTGGAACGAGGATGGTTCTAGCAATTATGATGATGCTGACATGGGAACCTGGAATGACACTACTCAGGAAAACAACTCTTCCTGGAGTAGTGCTTCAGGTTGGAAGTTCGGAAGGAGGAATCTTGTAAAGGTAATAAATTCA GGTGGTGCTACAAGCCGATTCCCAGGTAGTGGGAACCAGCCGCAGATGCGCAGCAGATTGCTGCAACAGCTAATGGAGATGGGCTTCCAG AAGGATGAAGCCCAACATGCATTGATCAACAACAACATGAGTTTGAATCATGCACTTG CTGATCTCTACAAACAAAAAGGTGCTAGTGTTGTGAAAAGAGACGATATGGATGTTTTCCATCCAGATGGTGCAAAGCCCAAACTGCCTGGGATGGACATAGGTGCAACAGATCATAATGACATATCAGATACTCAGTCGGAAAGCAATCCATTTGTGCCTAATATTAATTCCATGCAAAATACTCCTTTTCCAAATGCTCAATCTCAATTACCAAATCAGTTCATTGCCAATTCTATGAAGGGACCTAGTCTGACACAATCTAGTCAAAATATGAATCCCAGTATTATAATGCCACAGCAACAAAGACACATTCAAGAAAAGTTCAAAGTCCAGCAGCAAACAATGAGTGCTCCCCCTCCAATGCCCCCTCCAACTCAGGGTATGGTAGCACGTGGGTCCATTCCCCCTCCAAACCAAGCTGCTGTCCAACAACAAATGGCACAACAACAAATCCTCCAGCAGCTACATTTAGCTGTGAAGGCTGGACTCATCAGTCCCCAGCTGCTGAATCAACAGCTGCCCCCTCCATTGTTGATCATGCTGCAGCAGCTGTTGCAGCATCAGCAGAGTCTACAGTCACATATCACCATGCAACAGCTTCTGCAGCAGAACAAGATGGGCCAGAATCTGAATCCTATGGTACAACGACAGCAACTTGACTCGATCAACACCAAAATTAATGCCATCAAACAGCAAATACTCCATTTGCAACGCCAAATTTCAGACGCACAAAAAGTGCTAATGAAGCCTTCTCAACAACAGACTCCCACTGCTATGCCTCCGAATACACCTGCTGGTACTCTCTCACAACAGGAAGCTGATCCAATTAATACGCTGCCAACAGATCTTAATAACCTTGCCATTTCTACAAGTCAGCCTCAACCGCAATCAAAGCTTAGTCAGTGGAGACGTTCAACATCTGAAAAAGATGGTGCTCCAGGAAGCTCCTCAGAGAGTGTCCCTACTACTACAACTACTCAGCCCAACGAAAATGGTGCTCTCAACAAAGCTGTCGGCTCCAAGCCAAATATACATCAGTCTCAATCCACCCCGAACCTCCGTTATGGAGACCTGGGTCTAGCCAATCTTGGAGGAGATCCCACATGGTCCAACATGCCAACTGTCTCGTCCTCCTCTGAAAATTGGCCAAGTGCCATAGGAACCTCAAGTAGCTCCATCACAACTAGTAGCCAGATGCCTACTGGCAAGGATTCCGCTACATTAGATGTTGGGAAGGATTTCCCAAAAGCCACAACCTCTGCTAGCTCAACGTTGAACCTCAATGACTCCATTCCAGAGTTTGTACCAGGTAAGCCATGGCAGGGCATATCTAAAAGTGTTGAAGATGATCCACATATCACACCAGGAAGCTACTCGCGCTCCTACAGTCTCAGTACTCCAAAAGAGGATGATCTATCGTCCTTAACTAAAACCAGTCCAAGCACATCAGAGTCTCCATCGTGGTCCAAGAACCCACAGCAAATTGGAAGATCCTGGAGTGGTGTAGACAATGTCATTCCGACCTCTTTCTCCAATGAAGTCTGGGGCGTTCCTCTACCAAAGAATGCCTCTCGTCCCCCTCCAGGACTGATGCAGCAGAACAAACCAGGAGGAAACTGGACTGGAGTCAACCGCCAGCATTCCTGGGCCGGTTCAG GAAGCACTGGCAATTGGATTGGAGCTCCTTCCAATTGTTTGCTTCTACGGAACTTGACTCCACAG ATTGATGGATCAACACTTCGTACTCTATGCCTACAGCATGGACCGTTGATCTGCTTTTATTTGAGCCTGAATCAAGGACAAGCCCTTGTTCGGTACAACTCCAAGGAGGAAGCAATCAAAGCTCAAAAGTCCCTAAACACTTGCGTTCTTTCAAACACAACTATTGTAGCAGAATTTGTATCCGAAGCAGAAGCAGTACGATTTGCCGAGAATGCCATGTCAACTTCTCAGCCTAGTCAGTGGTCTCAACAGCAACAGCAATCACAGCAGTACAGGTCTACTGTTGGAGGAGGGGGAATGGGCAGGTCTGTTTCTACCAGTGGTGTGGGGGATCTTGGCTCATGGAACACCACACCCTCAGTAGTCCCAATGGCTCCGGGGATCCAGAACAGTAATAGTATGTGGGGGGCAGGATCAGGACAGGGTAGTGGGGGGTTATGGGGAATGGAAGACCACAGTGCTAGTTTGCTTGGTAATATGTTAGGGGAGTCTATGtaa
- the LOC117332411 gene encoding trinucleotide repeat-containing gene 6C protein-like isoform X3: MQEVSKPHGAQWNAGGSWGTGSNADDGGWSQGPPASGSGWTGTVAGTAAANGTVHDTANWGNAQDLGSVSDWQQPPKPNIIVDRNDKEAWPSIGGDNSESTSENGDDNASVKSGSVISVSSNQGQTHDKTSGPSAIHSQSASSLWSTPNFNGMDSSTWSGGIGIPNSSAANISSVSCNSSMSWTNPLSTSLSSNNQGYNVQSTSSSDFSNQMNLKSVPSSTVASRTTVSGWGVSGAAPGALTQAVSQNQGGNRPQSTVQIQQSSTPRTIVGGGNGGNGNFMQGQMGSGALQPNGPQTSASATVSQPGQKNSSVMSVQQQPQQQGSSNNSAFQSIHGMSASSVFSSKSQAELAWGSIGSGPQSQGSANNAGGDAANAGKGSGNNGQLKSSESAAGGWGAPPPVEGDAKLPDGWSGNPSSSGDWGNSVPSSGSQWDSTPTTKLQGPPHQWPGATPGAGQNQDPPRSQPTSWAEAAGKGLTTNPSNASSNPSASNENTVQTPPQQESNPIDMEFQRAIDSHDGWGQRPVRQDTAWDMSQAPKTQRKPPPATTEKNPNSNMWNNNSGTAIWEASKDNAPAWNGPPGGGPPTGGPPGSGPPGSGPPGGAPPGAIPRPNPQTAQWDGSRNDPKSWTGPPKPRDPNNWGGTSKPEKPVAGQWGGPGGNEASQQGSGQWGNKVEVGSWGNTGEPPGTISTWGETTKGRREVDDGTSLWNSSAGHMQKPPSNWNAPPNQQNTPNTPNSQNNPNMMPMPSMPSGMQTGMPTGMPGGMPTGMPGGMPTGMPGGMPTGMPGGMPGGMPTGMPGGMPTGMQGRPDEWNRGNKPPPPQPGQGSGWGEPPPPNMKGDDSSRWVGNQQQQQARAGGWGETSQWNPKQSTSSSSSSWGEEWNPNERKVRIGNPKPSSTSLSSWVGPDGADMYWNNPPDPSGSSSKSFNWGEKDMIWNHSDNRKDDMMWNEDGSSNYDDADMGTWNDTTQENNSSWSSASGWKFGRRNLVKGGATSRFPGSGNQPQMRSRLLQQLMEMGFQKDEAQHALINNNMSLNHALADLYKQKGASVVKRDDMDVFHPDGAKPKLPGMDIGATDHNDISDTQSESNPFVPNINSMQNTPFPNAQSQLPNQFIANSMKGPSLTQSSQNMNPSIIMPQQQRHIQEKFKVQQQTMSAPPPMPPPTQGMVARGSIPPPNQAAVQQQMAQQQILQQLHLAVKAGLISPQLLNQQLPPPLLIMLQQLLQHQQSLQSHITMQQLLQQNKMGQNLNPMVQRQQLDSINTKINAIKQQILHLQRQISDAQKVLMKPSQQQTPTAMPPNTPAGTLSQQEADPINTLPTDLNNLAISTSQPQPQSKLSQWRRSTSEKDGAPGSSSESVPTTTTTQPNENGALNKAVGSKPNIHQSQSTPNLRYGDLGLANLGGDPTWSNMPTVSSSSENWPSAIGTSSSSITTSSQMPTGKDSATLDVGKDFPKATTSASSTLNLNDSIPEFVPGKPWQGISKSVEDDPHITPGSYSRSYSLSTPKEDDLSSLTKTSPSTSESPSWSKNPQQIGRSWSGVDNVIPTSFSNEVWGVPLPKNASRPPPGLMQQNKPGGNWTGVNRQHSWAGSGSTGNWIGAPSNCLLLRNLTPQIDGSTLRTLCLQHGPLICFYLSLNQGQALVRYNSKEEAIKAQKSLNTCVLSNTTIVAEFVSEAEAVRFAENAMSTSQPSQWSQQQQQSQQYRSTVGGGGMGRSVSTSGVGDLGSWNTTPSVVPMAPGIQNSNSMWGAGSGQGSGGLWGMEDHSASLLGNMLGESM, from the exons ATGCAAgaag TGAGTAAACCTCATGGGGCTCAGTGGAATGCTGGAGGAAGTTGGGGAACAGGATCAAACGCAGACGACGGAGGCTGGAGTCAAGGCCCTCCAGCTTCAGGTAGTGGCTGGACAGGGACAGTTGCTG GCACAGCTGCTGCAAATGGAACTGTTCATGATACTGCAAACTGGGGAAATGCGCAAGATTTAGGTTCAGTCTCGGATTGGCAGCAACCTCCCAAACCAAACATAATTGTAGACAGAAATGATAAAGAGGCCTGGCCATCTATTGGAGGTGACAATTCTGAGAGTACTTCTGAGAATGGTGATGACAATGCCTCTGTGAAATCAGGATCTGTGATATCTGTTTCGAGTAATCAAGGCCAGACACATGACAAAACTTCAGGTCCAAGTGCCATTCATAGTCAAAGTGCCTCCAGTTTATGGAGCACTCCCAACTTTAATGGAATGGATTCCAGCACCTGGAGTGGTGGAATAGGCATACCCAATTCCTCTGCTGCCAATATCAGCTCTGTGAGCTGCAACAGTTCCATGAGCTGGACAAACCCACTCTCTACAAGTCTTTCTTCGAATAACCAAGGATATAATGTGCAAAGCACAAGTAGTAGTGACTTCTCAAACCAAATGAATCTGAAAAGTGTCCCAAGTTCCACTGTTGCATCTCGAACGACTGTGAGTGGATGGGGTGTTAGTGGTGCCGCCCCTGGGGCCCTCACCCAGGCAGTTAGTCAAAATCAAGGAGGGAACAGGCCACAAAGTACAGTGCAAATACAGCAATCATCAACACCTCGTACCATAGTTGGTGGTGGTAATGGTGGTAATGGTAACTTTATGCAAGGACAGATGGGCAGTGGTGCTCTTCAACCGAATGGACCTCAGACATCTGCCTCTGCTACTGTGTCTCAACCAGGGCAAAAAAACAGTTCAGTTATGTCGGTGCAGCAGCAACCACAGCAGCAGGGTAGTTCTAATAATAGTGCATTTCAAAGTATTCATGGCATGTCTGCATCATCAGTATTTTCATCGAAGTCTCAGGCAGAGTTGGCATGGGGTTCTATTGGATCCGGTCCCCAGTCTCAAGGAAGTGCTAATAATGCTGGTGGCGATGCAGCTAATGCAGGCAAGGGCAGTGGCAATAATGGACAACTTAAGTCAAGCGAATCTGCTGCTGGTGGATGGGGAGCTCCACCTCCTGTCGAAGGAGATGCCAAACTTCCAGATGGCTGGTCTGGAAATCCAAGCTCCAGTGGTGACTGGGGAAATTCTGTACCCTCCAGTGGTAGTCAGTGGGACTCAACTCCTACTACCAAACTGCAAGGGCCTCCGCATCAATGGCCTGGAGCAACTCCAGGTGCGGGGCAAAATCAAGATCCACCCAGATCTCAGCCTACCTCTTGGGCTGAGGCAGCTGGGAAAGGCCTTACTACCAATCCCTCCAATGCTTCATCAAATCCAAGTGCTTCTAATGAAAATACGGTGCAGACTCCACCACAACAGGAGAGTAATCCAATTGACATGGAATTTCAGCGTGCAATAGATAGTCATGATGGATGGGGTCAGCGTCCTGTTCGCCAAGATACTGCATGGGACATGAGTCAGGCACCCAAGACACAAAGGAAACCTCCTCCTGCTACAACAGAGAAGAACCCTAACAGCAATATGTGGAATAACAACAGTGGAACTGCAATATGGGAAGCCAGCAAAGACAATGCACCGGCCTGGAATGGCCCTCCTGGTGGTGGTCCACCTACTGGGGGACCTCCTGGTAGTGGTCCTCCTGGAAGTGGCCCTCCCGGTGGTGCTCCTCCTGGTGCTATTCCTCGTCCAAATCCTCAAACTGCACAGTGGGATGGAAGTAGAAATGATCCAAAGTCGTGGACAGGCCCACCGAAACCAAGAGACCCAAACAACTGGGGAGGAACTTCAAAACCGGAGAAACCTGTCGCAGGACAGTGGGGAGGACCTGGTGGTAATGAAGCTAGTCAGCAAGGATCTGGTCAGTGGGGAAACAAAGTTGAAGTCGGATCATGGGGGAACACTGGTGAGCCTCCTGGAACAATATCCACCTGGGGCGAGACAACGAAGGGAAGGAGGGAAGTGGATGATGGCACTTCACTTTGGAACAGCTCTGCTGGACACATGCAAAAGCCCCCCAGCAACTGGAATGCTCCTCCAAATCAACAGAATACTCCAAATACACCAAATTCACAAAACAATCCTAACATGATGCCCATGCCAAGTATGCCATCTGGAATGCAGACAGGGATGCCTACAGGCATGCCAGGTGGGATGCCTACAGGTATGCCAGGCGGGATGCCTACAGGTATGCCAGGTGGGATGCCTACAGGTATGCCAGGTGGAATGCCAGGCGGTATGCCAACAGGAATGCCAGGAGGAATGCCTACTGGAATGCAAGGTCGCCCTGACGAGTGGAACCGCGGAAACAAACCACCACCCCCTCAACCAGGTCAAGGTTCTGGTTGGGGGGAACCACCACCACCAAATATGAAGGGAGATGATAGCAGTCGCTGGGTAGGGAACCAGCAGCAGCAG CAGGCTCGAGCTGGTGGTTGGGGCGAAACAAGTCAGTGGAACCCCAAGCAATCAACCTCGTCCTCATCCTCCAGCTGGGGAGAAGAATGGAACCCCAATGAACGAAAGGTAAGAATTGGCAATCCCAAACCATCCTCCACCTCCCTCTCCAGCTGGGTGGGGCCGGACGGGGCTGACATGTATTGGAACAACCCACCTGACCCATCCGGCTCTAGTTCAAAATCCTTCAACTGGGGCGAGAAAGACATGATCTGGAACCACTCTGATAATAGGAAG GATGATATGATGTGGAACGAGGATGGTTCTAGCAATTATGATGATGCTGACATGGGAACCTGGAATGACACTACTCAGGAAAACAACTCTTCCTGGAGTAGTGCTTCAGGTTGGAAGTTCGGAAGGAGGAATCTTGTAAAG GGTGGTGCTACAAGCCGATTCCCAGGTAGTGGGAACCAGCCGCAGATGCGCAGCAGATTGCTGCAACAGCTAATGGAGATGGGCTTCCAG AAGGATGAAGCCCAACATGCATTGATCAACAACAACATGAGTTTGAATCATGCACTTG CTGATCTCTACAAACAAAAAGGTGCTAGTGTTGTGAAAAGAGACGATATGGATGTTTTCCATCCAGATGGTGCAAAGCCCAAACTGCCTGGGATGGACATAGGTGCAACAGATCATAATGACATATCAGATACTCAGTCGGAAAGCAATCCATTTGTGCCTAATATTAATTCCATGCAAAATACTCCTTTTCCAAATGCTCAATCTCAATTACCAAATCAGTTCATTGCCAATTCTATGAAGGGACCTAGTCTGACACAATCTAGTCAAAATATGAATCCCAGTATTATAATGCCACAGCAACAAAGACACATTCAAGAAAAGTTCAAAGTCCAGCAGCAAACAATGAGTGCTCCCCCTCCAATGCCCCCTCCAACTCAGGGTATGGTAGCACGTGGGTCCATTCCCCCTCCAAACCAAGCTGCTGTCCAACAACAAATGGCACAACAACAAATCCTCCAGCAGCTACATTTAGCTGTGAAGGCTGGACTCATCAGTCCCCAGCTGCTGAATCAACAGCTGCCCCCTCCATTGTTGATCATGCTGCAGCAGCTGTTGCAGCATCAGCAGAGTCTACAGTCACATATCACCATGCAACAGCTTCTGCAGCAGAACAAGATGGGCCAGAATCTGAATCCTATGGTACAACGACAGCAACTTGACTCGATCAACACCAAAATTAATGCCATCAAACAGCAAATACTCCATTTGCAACGCCAAATTTCAGACGCACAAAAAGTGCTAATGAAGCCTTCTCAACAACAGACTCCCACTGCTATGCCTCCGAATACACCTGCTGGTACTCTCTCACAACAGGAAGCTGATCCAATTAATACGCTGCCAACAGATCTTAATAACCTTGCCATTTCTACAAGTCAGCCTCAACCGCAATCAAAGCTTAGTCAGTGGAGACGTTCAACATCTGAAAAAGATGGTGCTCCAGGAAGCTCCTCAGAGAGTGTCCCTACTACTACAACTACTCAGCCCAACGAAAATGGTGCTCTCAACAAAGCTGTCGGCTCCAAGCCAAATATACATCAGTCTCAATCCACCCCGAACCTCCGTTATGGAGACCTGGGTCTAGCCAATCTTGGAGGAGATCCCACATGGTCCAACATGCCAACTGTCTCGTCCTCCTCTGAAAATTGGCCAAGTGCCATAGGAACCTCAAGTAGCTCCATCACAACTAGTAGCCAGATGCCTACTGGCAAGGATTCCGCTACATTAGATGTTGGGAAGGATTTCCCAAAAGCCACAACCTCTGCTAGCTCAACGTTGAACCTCAATGACTCCATTCCAGAGTTTGTACCAGGTAAGCCATGGCAGGGCATATCTAAAAGTGTTGAAGATGATCCACATATCACACCAGGAAGCTACTCGCGCTCCTACAGTCTCAGTACTCCAAAAGAGGATGATCTATCGTCCTTAACTAAAACCAGTCCAAGCACATCAGAGTCTCCATCGTGGTCCAAGAACCCACAGCAAATTGGAAGATCCTGGAGTGGTGTAGACAATGTCATTCCGACCTCTTTCTCCAATGAAGTCTGGGGCGTTCCTCTACCAAAGAATGCCTCTCGTCCCCCTCCAGGACTGATGCAGCAGAACAAACCAGGAGGAAACTGGACTGGAGTCAACCGCCAGCATTCCTGGGCCGGTTCAG GAAGCACTGGCAATTGGATTGGAGCTCCTTCCAATTGTTTGCTTCTACGGAACTTGACTCCACAG ATTGATGGATCAACACTTCGTACTCTATGCCTACAGCATGGACCGTTGATCTGCTTTTATTTGAGCCTGAATCAAGGACAAGCCCTTGTTCGGTACAACTCCAAGGAGGAAGCAATCAAAGCTCAAAAGTCCCTAAACACTTGCGTTCTTTCAAACACAACTATTGTAGCAGAATTTGTATCCGAAGCAGAAGCAGTACGATTTGCCGAGAATGCCATGTCAACTTCTCAGCCTAGTCAGTGGTCTCAACAGCAACAGCAATCACAGCAGTACAGGTCTACTGTTGGAGGAGGGGGAATGGGCAGGTCTGTTTCTACCAGTGGTGTGGGGGATCTTGGCTCATGGAACACCACACCCTCAGTAGTCCCAATGGCTCCGGGGATCCAGAACAGTAATAGTATGTGGGGGGCAGGATCAGGACAGGGTAGTGGGGGGTTATGGGGAATGGAAGACCACAGTGCTAGTTTGCTTGGTAATATGTTAGGGGAGTCTATGtaa